The DNA region ACATCCAGTCATTTCTGCTGCAGTTATAATTGCTGGTATATTTAAATACGAGTCAATTGATTTTGCTCCACCAATACATACAGCTTCATCTGCATGTTTTAAATATGAAGCTTCTTTATCACCTGCACTATAAATTGCAACTGATTTTTTTCCCATCTCTCTTATTGTTCTAATAGCTCTTTGAACAATTTCACCTCTATTAGCTATTAAAATTTTCTTAATTTCAGCCATATTTAGCTCTTTCTTATAGTTTTTCTATAGTAAACAGTGGCATATCGTATTCTACTGGGTCAGCATCATTTACTAATACTTCCAAAATTTTGCAATCACACTCTGCTTCTACTTCATTCATAATTTTCATAGCCTCTAAAATACATAGAGTTTGTCCTTTTCTTACTGTATCCCCAGCTTTTACAAATGCTGGTGAATTAGGTGATGGAGCAGCATAGTATGTTCCTACCATTGGAGAATTTATAGTATCAGAACAAGTTTGATTTCCTTTTTCTGTTGTGCAAGATGTTTCAGTTGGAGCACTAATAGATGAAGCTGAAGCTGGTGCAGTTTGTTGTACTGCAGTAGCAACAGGAGCCATCTCTACTGTTCCGTCAAAACCTCTCCCTATAGAAATCTCAAAATCGCCCTCTTTTATTTTTAATTTATTAAGTTCGCTTTTGTCAAATACTTTAATAAGTTCTTTAATTTCTTTAAAATCCATATGACGTACCTTTTTTATAAAATTTCGCTATAATATAGCAAAAAAATGATTATAAGCTAATTTAAAATGGAGAATATGTGTTAAATGATAGAAATTTTATAAATATTGCACATGAAATTGCAAGTGCTTCAAAGTGCGTATCAAAGCAAGTTGGTGCAGTTATTGTAAAAGATGGAAGAATTTTATCTACAGGATATAATGGAACTCCTTCTGGATATATAAATTGTAGTGAACATTGGCATGATGAATATACAAGTAATCATCATGAGTGGTCAAAAACTTATGAAATCCATGCAGAGATGAATGCTATAATTTGGGCAGCAAGAAAAGGTATAAGTATAGAAGATGCCACTATTTACGTGACTTTAGAACCATGTTCTGAATGTTCAAAGAATTTGATAGCAAGTGGAATAAAAAGAATTGTTTATGATAGAGCTTATGAACATACAAATTCTGAAGTAGTAGCAAAGTTCATTAAAGAAAATGGAGTAATCATAGAGCAAATAAAATAATGCAAATAGATAATCATATTTTTTATAAAGAGGCTTTAAAAGAGTATGGCATTACTGCAAGAGGTGTTCATTGGAACTCTCAATTCTCCCAATATGTTAGATTTGAAGTAATAACTAAATTTATTAATAATATCAAAGAAAGCTCAATAGCAGATGCTGGATGTGGTTTTGCAGAGTATTTAAAATTCTTACATAATAAAGATCAGTTACCAAAAGATTATATAGGAATAGATAGAGAAAATTATATGCTTGAAATAAGTAAAGAAAGATTTCCTAGTTATGATTTTTTACAAATAAATATTGTAAAAGATGAAAAATTACCTAAAAAAGATTACTATATATGTAGTGGAGCAATGAATTTGTTAAATCAAGAGGATGTTTATACTTTTATTTTTAAATGTTTTTCAAGTAGTAGAAAAGCATTTATATTTAATTATTTGAAAAATGAAACATTTGTGAATGTTCCAAAATCTAATATTATAAATTTTTGTAAAAAAATATCAAGAAATATACAAATTGATGAGAAATATTTAAACAATGATTTTACAATCTGCCTAAATAAATAAAATATCATAAGATTTTCATATAGGTTGTGTAAAATACTACTTAACTAAAGGAGTTTATATGAAAATTGGGTTATTTATACCTTGCTTTATGAATGAACTATATCCAGATGTATGTGTTGCTACATATAAGTTACTTAAAAATCTAAATATAGATATTGATTATCCTATGAGCCAAACATGCTGTGGTCAGCCAATGGCAAATTCAGGATGTTCAAAAGATATAGAAACTTTAGCAAAGCAATTTGTCGAGACATTTAAAGATTATGATTATATTGTTGCACCAAGTGGATCATGTGTTGCAATGGTAAAAGATCATTATGGTGTATTTTTTAAAGATGATGCAGATTATAATAAAGTTAAAACTTCTATTTATGAAGTATGTGAATTTTTACATGATGTTATCAAAATTGATAAACTTGATGTAAGTTTTCCATATAAAGTAGGGTTACATAACTCATGTCATGGACATAGAATGTTAAAACTTGCAACTCCTAGTGAACTTAATATTCCATATGATTCAAAATTAAAAAATCTATTATCATTGGTTAAAGATATTGAACTTGTAACATTAAAAAGAGAAGATGAATGTTGTGGTTTTGGTGGTACTTTTAGTGTTACTGAAGAAGACATTTCTATTGCGATGGGAAAAGATAGAATAAAAGATCATCTTGATTCTCATGCTCAAATTATTACAGGTGCAGATATGTCATGTCTGATGCATATGGATGGAATCATTAATAGAAATAATGAGAACATAAAAGTGATGCATATTGTAGAAATATTAGCAGGAGTTACAAAATGAGTAGCAAACACCCATTAAATGCGAAAGCTTTTGTTGCAAATGATGAGAGAATGCATTGGCATGATAAAGCTTTATGGTTTGTAAGAGAAAAAAGAGATATTACTTCAAAAACAATTCCAGAATGGGAACAGTTAAGAGAGTATGCAAATAGTATAAAAACACATACTATGGCAAATTTAGATAAGTATCTTATTGAGTTTGAAAAAAATGCACAAGAACGAGGTATTAAAGTACATTGGGCAAAAGATGCACAAGAACATAATGAAATTGTTTATAATATTTTAAAAGAAAATAATGCAAAAAAACTAGTAAAATCTAAATCTATGCTAACTGAAGAGTGCCATTTAAACCCTTTTTTAATTAATAAAGGAATAGAAGTTATTGATACAGATTTAGGTGAAAGAATTGTTCAGTTAAGAGATGAACCACCTTCACATGTGGTTTTACCTGCAATACACTTAAAAAAACAAGATGTTTCAGATACATTTCATGAACACTTAGGAACGCAAAAAGGGAATTATGATCCTACATATTTAACAAGAGCAGCAAGAGCTAATTTAAGAGAGAAGTTCTTAAGTGCTGATGCTGGAATAACAGGGGTGAATTTTGCTATTGCAAATACAGGAGGAGTTGTAGTTTGTACAAATGAAGGTAATGCAGATATGGGTGCAAATACTCCTAAACTTCATATTGCTTGTATGGGAATAGAAAAAATAATCCCTAGATTAGAAGATTTAAGTGTATTTACAAGATTACTTGCAAGAAGTGCAACTGGACAAGCTATTACATCATATACTTCTCATTTTCATGGACCAGTTAGTGGTGGTCAAATGCATATTGTAATTGTTGATAATAAAAGATCACCATTTTTAAAATCGCAAAAATATCAAAAAGCGTTAAATTGTA from Malaciobacter molluscorum LMG 25693 includes:
- the accB gene encoding acetyl-CoA carboxylase biotin carboxyl carrier protein codes for the protein MDFKEIKELIKVFDKSELNKLKIKEGDFEISIGRGFDGTVEMAPVATAVQQTAPASASSISAPTETSCTTEKGNQTCSDTINSPMVGTYYAAPSPNSPAFVKAGDTVRKGQTLCILEAMKIMNEVEAECDCKILEVLVNDADPVEYDMPLFTIEKL
- a CDS encoding deoxycytidylate deaminase translates to MLNDRNFINIAHEIASASKCVSKQVGAVIVKDGRILSTGYNGTPSGYINCSEHWHDEYTSNHHEWSKTYEIHAEMNAIIWAARKGISIEDATIYVTLEPCSECSKNLIASGIKRIVYDRAYEHTNSEVVAKFIKENGVIIEQIK
- a CDS encoding class I SAM-dependent methyltransferase, which translates into the protein MQIDNHIFYKEALKEYGITARGVHWNSQFSQYVRFEVITKFINNIKESSIADAGCGFAEYLKFLHNKDQLPKDYIGIDRENYMLEISKERFPSYDFLQINIVKDEKLPKKDYYICSGAMNLLNQEDVYTFIFKCFSSSRKAFIFNYLKNETFVNVPKSNIINFCKKISRNIQIDEKYLNNDFTICLNK
- a CDS encoding (Fe-S)-binding protein; protein product: MKIGLFIPCFMNELYPDVCVATYKLLKNLNIDIDYPMSQTCCGQPMANSGCSKDIETLAKQFVETFKDYDYIVAPSGSCVAMVKDHYGVFFKDDADYNKVKTSIYEVCEFLHDVIKIDKLDVSFPYKVGLHNSCHGHRMLKLATPSELNIPYDSKLKNLLSLVKDIELVTLKREDECCGFGGTFSVTEEDISIAMGKDRIKDHLDSHAQIITGADMSCLMHMDGIINRNNENIKVMHIVEILAGVTK
- a CDS encoding lactate utilization protein B codes for the protein MSSKHPLNAKAFVANDERMHWHDKALWFVREKRDITSKTIPEWEQLREYANSIKTHTMANLDKYLIEFEKNAQERGIKVHWAKDAQEHNEIVYNILKENNAKKLVKSKSMLTEECHLNPFLINKGIEVIDTDLGERIVQLRDEPPSHVVLPAIHLKKQDVSDTFHEHLGTQKGNYDPTYLTRAARANLREKFLSADAGITGVNFAIANTGGVVVCTNEGNADMGANTPKLHIACMGIEKIIPRLEDLSVFTRLLARSATGQAITSYTSHFHGPVSGGQMHIVIVDNKRSPFLKSQKYQKALNCIRCGACMNTCPIFRRSGGHSYEYVIPGPIGSSLATFRDPKKHKTLSFACTLCGSCTNVCPVKIDLDSQLYNHRQDLTQQGIIDSKKKFMLKSASWLMSHPTLFDIAGKIARKVVPLLPKSILYTKSNVWGKNRDLPQMPKNSFKELYKKGIEDDK